A genomic segment from Cyanobium sp. NIES-981 encodes:
- a CDS encoding tetratricopeptide repeat protein, whose amino-acid sequence MPPAPRREGLWLGLAVTGLAGACLGAGWWLGQLQSGGGPDGPGSRPGLERQAADLRRRMDAGEASVAEQQRLLELLVALDRKAEATPLLERLADQQPERWSLRLLLAEVRRDQGDRSGAERELRQLLNQRPDQVEALQLMALIQVETGRTAQAVAQLEAALKRAITPKLRDTAVPIGLLLANVHQRQGQPGKAEAELIKLNTQFPKDPRPLLARALIQQERGDTGAAQNTLAQARALGGDKGDPRLDEVAASWGLEALRPKPAEAPLRENAAEQSPERPAAGSQSP is encoded by the coding sequence ATGCCCCCAGCTCCGCGCCGTGAAGGTCTCTGGCTGGGCCTGGCGGTGACAGGACTGGCCGGGGCGTGCCTGGGCGCCGGGTGGTGGCTGGGCCAGCTCCAGAGCGGTGGCGGGCCGGACGGCCCCGGTTCCCGGCCGGGCCTGGAGCGGCAGGCGGCCGACCTGCGCCGGCGGATGGATGCCGGCGAGGCCAGCGTGGCGGAGCAGCAGCGGCTGCTGGAGCTGCTCGTGGCCCTCGACCGCAAGGCCGAGGCCACCCCGCTGCTGGAGCGTCTGGCCGACCAGCAGCCGGAGCGCTGGTCGCTGCGGCTGCTGCTGGCGGAGGTCCGCCGTGATCAGGGCGACCGCAGCGGGGCCGAACGGGAGCTGCGCCAGCTGCTGAACCAGCGGCCCGACCAGGTGGAGGCCCTGCAGCTGATGGCGCTGATCCAGGTGGAAACCGGGCGCACCGCCCAGGCCGTGGCCCAGCTGGAGGCCGCCCTCAAGCGCGCCATCACGCCGAAGCTGCGGGACACTGCCGTGCCAATCGGCCTGCTGCTGGCCAACGTGCACCAACGCCAGGGGCAGCCCGGCAAGGCCGAGGCCGAACTGATCAAACTCAACACCCAGTTCCCCAAGGACCCGCGGCCCCTGCTCGCCCGCGCCCTGATCCAGCAGGAACGGGGCGATACCGGGGCGGCCCAGAACACCCTGGCCCAGGCCAGGGCTCTCGGCGGCGACAAGGGGGATCCGCGGCTGGACGAGGTGGCCGCCTCCTGGGGGCTCGAAGCCCTGCGGCCGAAGCCGGCGGAGGCTCCGCTCAGGGAGAACGCAGCGGAGCAGAGCCCGGAGAGGCCGGCTGCTGGGAGTCAAAGTCCCTGA